The window TTTGAACAACTTTTTAGACAGTGATAAAGACTTGAACAAAGACAAATTGATTAGAGGTGGATCTCAGTATGTTTCATTACCATCCGTCATTCCTAAATTGAGTGGTAAAAACTTATGGGTTGGATTTCCTAAAATTCATTTGGAAAATTGTGGTTGTGGTTCAAGATTTTATAGACCCATGCTTAGTATATTAATTGAGGAGAATGGTGTATACAATGAAGATTTTATAGTTCCAATAAtagattttaatattgatgTTTTGGGTTGGGACAGGGAAACAACTAAATGTGGTGGATACAACGTACTAAATCCGAATTCTATAAGTTCATGGGATGTTGTAAATTTAAATGAGGATGGCACATATGAAGATTACATGACTGTGTTCCTTTCAGAAGCTGATTTTACTTCTAAGAAATTGGTTATTAAAGGGCTGTTGAATTTTATTGTAAATACTTATTtgaataatgatattgCGGAACATTTTGAAATCACCTTTGATTCTAAAAGGGCGTTACAACAATCTTTAATTTGCATTAGCGAAGAAAGTAAGAATAGTTGTAGAGCTTATGGTGAATCACATAgagaataaataatacagcacaaagataaaaaaaaaaaaaagaaatagataacaattttatcttaaagtattgatattaatatttttttttttagtataaAATTTGCTCATTTCaagtttatttgtattttatttattacatACTTCAAGGTGTTAATGtatcaatattattctCACTtatttaaacaatttttatttgatatttatatatataatatatatttttttttaatagcttACTAAtcatataataacaaatatccatttatatatattttttttttttttttctttttttttttttttcttaatgcttttccattttttcgGATTAAAGCTTTTGgctttaaatattaaaaaaaaaaaaaaaaaaatatatagcTTGTTACTAACTATGATATTATTGCCGCCACTGCTACTATTAATGCTAACAGCTATTCTGCcatcatttctttttccattaCATGATCATCATAAACTTTTGATGACGAAAGGAAGCTAAAAactaaaggaaaaaaaaaaaaaaaggcctAATCCTCTGTGGaggaaaaatataatatcatTTGGATTCAAACTCAACATATCATTAAATTATACATATAATATGTATACATCACAAGTAAGAAATATTCTCCTCAAACCGTTCCTAGGGATTAAAAAAGACCTACACGATCGATTGCCGTATTACAAATCTGATTGGCTAGATTCACTTGACTACAGAGTTATACCCAGTGTCATAGAAACCTATTTCAACAATTTATTACCTGCATTAGCCTTTGCTCAAGACATGTTTGATAAAACAGACAATTCATATGGCGTAAATGAAGTACTATTGAGTAGTGCAATGGCTGGGATAATATTTGGTATATTTGGTGGACAACCCTTGTGTATCGTTGGCGTTACTGGTCCCATTTCCATTTTCAATTACACAATTTACCAAGTGTTTTACAAGAACAGTAAAAATGCAGGCAAATACCAAGATATGAATTATTTTGGGTTCATGTTCTGGGTTTATATATGGAGCATgattttccattttatcACAGCTagtttaaattttgtttgtgCGTTACAATATGTTACTAATTTTCCCTGTGACATTTTtggattatttattaacattatatatattattaaaggtATCGAACTTTTAGGTCAGCAGttttataacaataattctACTCAGGATGTGGCCAATGGGTTTGCCAACGTAGTAGTTGCCCTATGTATGGCACTTTTTGGAACTTTAAGCAAATTGATTGTTAAAACACACATCTTCAATCATAAAATTAGGCTTTTAATCAGTGATTATTCCACCTGTTTAagtgttattttttggaCTGGATTTATTCATTTCGGCAATGGTTTATCCAGGGTGGAATTTAAACGTTTACCCATAACAAAGTCTTTTTATCCAACATCCAATGATAAGACATGGCTAGCTTATCATAAATTAAGCACTGGTGAAGTATTTCTAGCATTGCCTTTTGGTATTATACTaaccattttattttattttgatcaTAACGTGTCCTCTTTAATGGCACAGAGATCACAATACAAGTTGAAAAAGCCAAGTACATTTCATTATGACTATTTCTTGTTGGGGATTACCACTGGTATAGCTGGCATCTTGGGTGTACCAGCACCTAATGGTTTAATTCCACAAGCTCCTTTGCATACAGAAAGTTTATTGGtatggaaaaataaaagatatgAGATAGACGATGATAATTGCGTCGAATTAAACGATGGGACAATCAACACTGTTATTAGAATCAATAGTGGCAATGCTGATGAAAATGCTTTAGCAAAGGATATTCAGCATGAAAGTAGTTGGactttaaagaaaatattggggtat is drawn from Saccharomycodes ludwigii strain NBRC 1722 chromosome V, whole genome shotgun sequence and contains these coding sequences:
- the BOR1 gene encoding Bor1p (similar to Saccharomyces cerevisiae YNL275W | BOR1 | BORon transporter), whose product is MYTSQVRNILLKPFLGIKKDLHDRLPYYKSDWLDSLDYRVIPSVIETYFNNLLPALAFAQDMFDKTDNSYGVNEVLLSSAMAGIIFGIFGGQPLCIVGVTGPISIFNYTIYQVFYKNSKNAGKYQDMNYFGFMFWVYIWSMIFHFITASLNFVCALQYVTNFPCDIFGLFINIIYIIKGIELLGQQFYNNNSTQDVANGFANVVVALCMALFGTLSKLIVKTHIFNHKIRLLISDYSTCLSVIFWTGFIHFGNGLSRVEFKRLPITKSFYPTSNDKTWLAYHKLSTGEVFLALPFGIILTILFYFDHNVSSLMAQRSQYKLKKPSTFHYDYFLLGITTGIAGILGVPAPNGLIPQAPLHTESLLVWKNKRYEIDDDNCVELNDGTINTVIRINSGNADENALAKDIQHESSWTLKKILGYKTKSTIDTNISTKLVANDETGDNEINVFNATSSGSPNRKMEYDTEKEKQHDTGTSDLYVERCVEQRFTNTVQGLMILGTMTRPLLVCLGEIPQAVLSGLFFTMGINGILNNTIVSRILYILSDNKEDSSALSKISTRKIIIFVFAGLCGAAAEVGISNSKGAIGFPLILLLTVIATFTFPVWFSQEEIKTLDSKVAQEFTLKNIIPHNLLSS